The genome window GCAACATCCTGTGCTGTTTTTTCCATCCTTCATCACCTGCTGTCTATTCTAATGTACGAAAAGGACTGGCGCATGCACTCCATGCCAGCCTTACCGCCAGACTGAAGTATACCATGAGTACACTGCTGAAGGTAAATGGGGTTGCAAGGCTGCCTTAAGAACGGCCTAATGTGTAACCTTATGTCCGGCAGCTCCCGGATCAGAAGAGAACCTTTTAGCTTTTCGAGCACTATAGATTAACCATATACAATGAACAACAAGGACTATTAACAAGAAAAGATCATAAGGAAGAGTATTCGTATCCCGCAGGTCATCACTTAGGAATTGGATCAAATTATGTATGAAGTGGAACAAAATCAAAGGAATGATATTTCCGTTTTTGAGCATTAACAGCGCCAGTACAGCTCCCAGCAGCAGGGCATAGATCAGTTGCAGCAGCGTATCAGCCATGCTCTGACCTGAGAGTGCATTTAACATATGTGTAATGGAAAATAAAATGCTTGAGGTAACTACCGCTGCCATTGCACTCTTGCGAAGTAACATTTTGAATATGAGTCCACGGTAAATGGTTTCTTCCACAAAGGCGACGAGCAGCGTAAAAAAGATAAAAAAGATCACCTTCGCCAGAGTCAGTTCCGCAAAACCTTTCAGGGCGATAGTACCCAGTACAAGGAGTAGCGGAATATAATACTTTGCGTGCTGAATCGGGATGGTTCTTAGTGAACGAAATCCAGTCTCGGCCCACCTGCGTCGCAGGGTCAGATAAATGATGAGCACAACAGCCATCGGCGTAAAGGACATAAGCACTGGCGAAGTATAATCCAATTGCTTCACAGTCGCCACAGCCCCTGCTGCAAATACAGCGAGCAAGAGCAGCAGTTCAATAATAATAACAGCCAGTACCGGTCTGCGTTCGGAGAATGATGGTGTTTTCCCGGTTTGTGGGGTTGCCATGAATGAATCAGCCTCATTTCATTAATTATCGTTGTCATGCGAATTGGTTATGACAATATAGTTGTATCACATCACTGATTATTCAAATATCCTTTTTTGGATAAAATTATAAAAGTAACAAAATA of Paenibacillus pabuli contains these proteins:
- a CDS encoding CPBP family intramembrane glutamic endopeptidase; translated protein: MATPQTGKTPSFSERRPVLAVIIIELLLLLAVFAAGAVATVKQLDYTSPVLMSFTPMAVVLIIYLTLRRRWAETGFRSLRTIPIQHAKYYIPLLLVLGTIALKGFAELTLAKVIFFIFFTLLVAFVEETIYRGLIFKMLLRKSAMAAVVTSSILFSITHMLNALSGQSMADTLLQLIYALLLGAVLALLMLKNGNIIPLILFHFIHNLIQFLSDDLRDTNTLPYDLFLLIVLVVHCIWLIYSARKAKRFSSDPGAAGHKVTH